From Skermanella sp. TT6, a single genomic window includes:
- the coaD gene encoding pantetheine-phosphate adenylyltransferase: protein MSKRIGVYPGTFDPVTNGHMDIIQRASRVLDHLIVGVARNAGKGPLFSTEERVAMVEEDVAALKPNGTKIEVRPFDSLLMKFAVDMNASVIIRGLRAVSDFEYEFQMAGMNARLNPKVETVFLMASDRHQFISSRFVKEIGRLGGDITHFVSPRVAERLTARFAQDEGDAAKRVQTLKV from the coding sequence ATGAGCAAACGGATCGGCGTCTATCCCGGGACATTCGACCCGGTCACCAACGGCCATATGGACATCATCCAGCGCGCTTCCCGCGTCTTGGACCACCTGATCGTGGGCGTCGCCCGCAACGCGGGGAAAGGCCCGCTCTTCTCCACGGAGGAGCGGGTCGCGATGGTCGAGGAGGACGTCGCCGCCCTGAAGCCGAACGGCACCAAGATCGAGGTGAGGCCGTTCGACAGCCTGCTGATGAAGTTCGCGGTCGACATGAACGCCTCGGTCATCATCCGCGGCCTGCGGGCGGTTTCGGACTTCGAGTACGAGTTCCAGATGGCCGGCATGAATGCCCGCCTGAACCCCAAGGTCGAGACCGTCTTCCTGATGGCGTCCGATCGCCACCAGTTCATATCCTCGCGCTTCGTCAAGGAGATCGGCCGGCTCGGCGGCGACATCACGCACTTCGTCTCGCCCCGGGTCGCCGAACGGCTCACCGCGCGCT